The DNA segment GTACCCCGCCCACATCCGCTTCACATTGTCGGGATACTTGCTGATGCCGGATTTCTGTGACGTGCTACGTGCGAGCCCCGCCTTCGGGATATCGTCGTGATCGCCAGGCAGCGTCTGCGGAGCGGTAATTTTGTCGATCGGATATGGTTCGAAATAATTCGGCGGCGCGACCATCGGGTAGTGCGGCCGAACGAAACCCACCGCGAGAAAAAACGGATTGTCTTTGTGCTCGCGCATCAGCTCGATCGCCTTGGTCGCGGCTTTGTAGTCGGGCTGATCGGTTCCGTCTCCCTCGCTTTCCACGGTCACAAACGGGCGGTGCGGATCGCCGGTGGACTGCCGGTTCTCTTCCTCGGTGGTGAAGATGTTCTGATTCAGCAGCGAGTAGAGGCCCGGCGTGTGCGCTTCGCGACCGGGCGCGTTGAAGCGTTCGGTCCATGACGCGGCGTGATCGACGCCGTTGGTCCCCGCGATGATGTCGCCGGGCACTCGCATGTGGTAGATCTTCCCGACGCGCGCTGTGTACCAACCGTTGTTCTTGAAATGTTCCGCCATGCTCGGTCCGCTGCCGCTCGCCCCAACGTATCGGCTGAACATGAACGACTGACGTGATGGCCCGCACACGAGCCCCTGGCAGTACGTTTTGTCGAAAACCATGCTGCGTGCGGCGAGCTCGTCGATATTCGGCGTCTTGCACAGTGGATCGCCATAACACCCCAGCACGCTCGCCTTCAGGTCGTCCGACACGATAAACAAAACGTTCCGCACCTTCGCCGGTTCCTCAGCAAACAGCAGTCCGCTCTGAGCGAATAGAAGAAGCAGCAAGAATAGTCGTAGCATGGTCGCCTTTGATGTGTTCAATACGGAGCATCGCGGATCGCCAAGCAACACTCGTTGTCCCTTAGCGGTCTCTAGTTCCTACGCCTGGCAGAGTATACGTCGTCGAGCGACCCGAATTCGGTGAACTTGAATTTACGTTTCACCGCTTCCGTCGATGAAACCGGTGTGAGAGTGAAACGAAAGGAAAAGTACACCGGTGCACAGCCCCAAATCCGTTGTTGGAACTTTACGGAAACTGCTAGTTGCGTCGAATTGGAAACCGCCACTTTCGATCGTGGACGATTGGTTTGACAAGAGTTTTACCCCGACGGTGTTTCACGTTGGTTTTTGCTGCACCCTTGGCTTGCTAATCCAAACATGGGACGTCGGCGGGACTTCGCAGGCGATGAATACGAGACTTCCGACCTCGAAGGTTGGATCCGCGGGATCACGTAGTTCATGAATCATTGCTGATTGAATTCAAGAAACCAAGAAAACAGAACGACGCCAATCATTAAGTTTGACAATCAGAAGGTTGCGTGCGTCGAAAATGAAAATCATCGGCATGTGCAATTGACAGCGACTGTACCGCTTTCTATCGGTCTTGCCCGTCAGGTTCATTGCCGTGGCATGGGCACCTGGAGAACGTGCGTGATCGAAGTGTCGGGGCCAATACCGAAGATGACAGCGATCGAAAAGGCGATTCGGTTTTCCGCCACACAATCACCGCCACACAAAAAGAGCAGCGGAATGGGGTTGGCATGCCAATAAACTGTATTTGAGAAATCCGAGGTCAGGAAGCTCGCTGGAAGTATGGGACAGAAGAAGGGCGAGCCATGCCGACCCTCGTTGGCACTCGCCGATCGGTCCACCGTGGCCGTGACAATACGCTGACAGGGATTGTGGTACAACAAAGCACGAGGTGATTATGCCACAGCAATCGTCCGATTCGTCAGTATCTCATCAGCGCATGCAATGCATGGAGGTGTGGGGTGGAAACCGACAGGTCGATAGATACCTAGCGACACCAGGTCTAGAGGCTTGGATATACAGTCAGCCCCACGAGCAAGCGCCCGGTGGCGGTGATGTGTATTACATTTCTTCGTGCGCATCAGGCAGAATCACCCGAATTCTGCTTGCCGATGTCAGTGGTCATGGTGTGGATGCATCTAAATTGGCAGTAGGTTTGCGGGAACTGATGCGGCGAAATATCAACATCATTCAGCAAAAGCGTTTTGTTGCTGAAATGAACCAGCAGTTTGCTGAACTCGCTTCGAACCATCAGTTTGCCACGGCGGTGGTCTGTTCTTTTTTCTCTCCGACAAGACGACTCACCCTTTGTAACGCCGGTCATCCCGAACCTCTGTGTCTGCAGCAGCAGGACGGGCAGTGGACTTCCATTTCCCAACCATCGGAGGCCCGTGAATTGAGCGACTTTCCGCTCGGTGTGATCGATGAAGCAAGTTACACGCAGACTGTCCTGACGCTCTCAGACGGTGACTTGGTGTTGCTTTTCAGCGACGCGTTTGTCGAGTCGGTAGACGCCAATGGCGATATTTTGGGCGCTGACGGACTGCTGAGCATCATTCGAGGTCTTGAGTCCGACCAACCCGATCGTTTTATTCCCGCACTTAATGACGCGATCAGGGCAGAAAATCCAAGTAACTTGTCGGACGACGACGCGACTGTGCTACTGATTCGGGCGACTGGAAAGAGAACTTCGGTCAAGAACAACCTCTTGGCTCCCTTCCGCCTGCTCCGTCCTGCTCGGGACCGAACGGAGCTTTCAACCTAGAGCCTGCGGTCAAGACTGACATTGGCGAAGTTTGTGGGATGTGCAGAATAGCTCGTTTTCAAGCCCGGAGGGAATCCCGATGGCTGGTCGCTTCGTTGCTGACGAGACTATGGAATAAAATAGAATTGTGGATTCCGAAGTATTAACGAACGAGCAAAGGAGGCAGTCCTCCGGTCGATAACCGAACCGTGTTCACACGTTTGATTGTCATGTTGAAAACCGAAATTGGATGGCGGGACTTGCCGACGGAACTGGAAACGAGCGAGAAGGCGATTCGCAGACGTTTGAAGTCTTGGACGGAACAAGGCTTGTGGGCAACGATATTTCATCAGTTGCTCACACGTTTACGGGCATCCGGACGACTCGACCTAGCCGACGTACTCGTCGACAGCGGGTTGATCCAATCGCCGTGCGTAGGCGAAAAGTCGGCCCCCACCCGATGGACCGTGGGCAGTGCGGGAATAGTCGGCGATGGTCCGCGCCGACTGCGGTTGTACATCGAACAATGCCCTGGCTGTTTTTGATGCAATTAGCATCCATTTGCAAATTCCGCAGCGTGGGAAGGACGTGATCGTAGGATAGGAAAAGTGTCGTTGGCCGGTGAAAGA comes from the Rubripirellula reticaptiva genome and includes:
- a CDS encoding sulfatase, translating into MLLLLFAQSGLLFAEEPAKVRNVLFIVSDDLKASVLGCYGDPLCKTPNIDELAARSMVFDKTYCQGLVCGPSRQSFMFSRYVGASGSGPSMAEHFKNNGWYTARVGKIYHMRVPGDIIAGTNGVDHAASWTERFNAPGREAHTPGLYSLLNQNIFTTEEENRQSTGDPHRPFVTVESEGDGTDQPDYKAATKAIELMREHKDNPFFLAVGFVRPHYPMVAPPNYFEPYPIDKITAPQTLPGDHDDIPKAGLARSTSQKSGISKYPDNVKRMWAGYYAAVTFMDVQVGRVLGELDRLGLRDNTVVVFTSDHGYHLGEHEFWLKSNVHEEVTHVPLIVFTPGRKSGRAVTFAELVDIYPTVSELAGLSIPSDIVGHSLVPAIADPTAILRDIAYSGGGKQRSLRNDQWSYMNYGKDGEELYDMQEDPGQFTNLAKNSRYAEVLNGFRERLSKIQ
- a CDS encoding PP2C family protein-serine/threonine phosphatase, which encodes MPQQSSDSSVSHQRMQCMEVWGGNRQVDRYLATPGLEAWIYSQPHEQAPGGGDVYYISSCASGRITRILLADVSGHGVDASKLAVGLRELMRRNINIIQQKRFVAEMNQQFAELASNHQFATAVVCSFFSPTRRLTLCNAGHPEPLCLQQQDGQWTSISQPSEARELSDFPLGVIDEASYTQTVLTLSDGDLVLLFSDAFVESVDANGDILGADGLLSIIRGLESDQPDRFIPALNDAIRAENPSNLSDDDATVLLIRATGKRTSVKNNLLAPFRLLRPARDRTELST